A part of uncultured Treponema sp. genomic DNA contains:
- a CDS encoding insulinase family protein, with protein MKKNDVYKGFEVLDVFKIPYYDSEGIFLRHKKSGLEVFHILNNDEENLFAFAFRTPCKDSTGVAHIIEHSVLCGSKKFPIKDPFLQLRNQSINTYLNAYTAKDRTVFPASSLIKTDYFNLMSVYADAVFFPILNAETFLQEGWRIETDQNGNPVIQGVVFNEMKGNYSSFNSVATDAVLNASVLGTGYEKDSGGDPLEIPSLSYEQFKEFHKKYYCAANCLVFLYGNIPTEEQLDFLDENVIKNIKSPGEKYSFASENSCVKMKKRIDAFGPAEDSKNTTALVWKIGDSAEKENLFSLPMEISFLSELLLGNDSAPVIKLLLNKFKGCDIAPQTGCSISSRFFSIAVGMSGLKPEEAQEFQNCIDDAMKSLAENGIKEEDIERSFMSFDFSIREVKRSPSHGPYSLVLLKRVLRSWTYGANPKDALAFIESFEQIKKKIKDEPEYLKNLIRKFFVENKNKTLVTVSPSEKWSLDRTEKEKKLASCLYKKIGKENVLLSLEKLHAFQASVENENLIPAVNIEELENPAEKIETRKTLCEKIPFYINQETCNGIVYASVSFPVDRLEPADYKFLPLLSSCISGLGTKKRSWEETISYSDRIMGDFGAYIRSAKVPEYSKKLAKENPLIIGREWLVIHFKFIEEKSVQAFDFASEIISSIDFSDKSRLKTIVNGLCSSLNASVVPGGHYFAMLRSCRLLNRSCAVQEIKDGLTSVFAMNEIKKMKLSEISEKLESIYKKIISSGSLFHVTAGSSGIAVAKKGFAFLAKNLCLEFPKPKKKISDKEFFKQTELAGKIYCEKNPCVDEVFVVPGNIGFASAAVKSSGEKGKEIMADTVFSHLLETSDLWKQIRTSGGAYGVFLSVQSSSGATCFATYRDPKPFDSLEYFEEKLPLLKKDEFSFDDIKKAIAGVYSDEIEPYTPAMRGGTGLMRCLYGISLSLDKIRIKNLLNLKKNDIEKSVCRYKNAVFCGKKVAICGKGMISDKIKKISGKIIKISL; from the coding sequence ATGAAAAAAAATGATGTTTACAAAGGCTTTGAAGTTTTGGATGTTTTTAAAATTCCATATTACGATTCAGAAGGAATTTTTTTGCGGCATAAAAAATCCGGTCTTGAAGTTTTTCACATTTTGAACAACGATGAAGAAAATCTTTTTGCATTCGCTTTTAGAACTCCTTGCAAAGACAGCACTGGAGTCGCGCATATTATTGAGCACAGCGTTTTGTGCGGCTCAAAAAAGTTTCCGATAAAAGATCCGTTTCTTCAGCTTAGAAACCAGAGCATAAATACATATCTTAACGCTTACACTGCAAAAGATAGAACTGTTTTTCCGGCAAGCTCTCTTATAAAAACTGATTATTTTAATTTGATGTCTGTCTATGCGGATGCTGTTTTTTTTCCGATTTTAAATGCTGAAACTTTTTTGCAGGAAGGCTGGAGGATTGAAACCGACCAAAATGGAAATCCTGTGATTCAGGGAGTTGTCTTTAATGAGATGAAGGGAAACTATTCGTCTTTTAATTCCGTTGCGACTGATGCAGTTTTAAATGCTTCTGTTCTTGGCACTGGATACGAAAAAGATTCCGGCGGCGACCCTTTGGAAATTCCGTCTTTGTCTTACGAGCAGTTTAAAGAGTTTCACAAAAAATATTACTGCGCGGCAAACTGCCTTGTATTTTTGTACGGAAACATTCCGACAGAAGAGCAGCTTGATTTTCTTGATGAAAATGTAATTAAAAACATAAAATCTCCCGGTGAAAAATATTCGTTTGCTTCTGAAAATTCTTGTGTAAAAATGAAGAAGCGGATTGACGCTTTTGGCCCTGCGGAGGATTCAAAAAACACAACGGCTTTAGTTTGGAAAATCGGAGATTCCGCGGAAAAGGAAAATCTTTTTTCACTTCCAATGGAAATAAGTTTTTTGTCCGAGCTTCTTTTGGGAAACGATTCTGCGCCAGTTATAAAACTTTTGCTGAATAAGTTTAAAGGCTGTGATATTGCGCCGCAAACAGGATGCAGCATAAGCTCAAGATTTTTTTCCATAGCAGTCGGCATGAGCGGACTTAAGCCGGAAGAGGCTCAGGAATTTCAGAATTGCATTGATGACGCTATGAAGTCGCTTGCTGAAAACGGAATAAAAGAAGAAGACATTGAACGCAGTTTTATGAGTTTTGATTTTTCAATAAGAGAAGTAAAAAGATCTCCGTCGCACGGCCCGTATTCGCTTGTTCTTCTTAAGCGTGTTTTGCGTTCCTGGACTTACGGAGCAAATCCGAAAGACGCGCTTGCTTTTATTGAATCTTTTGAGCAGATAAAGAAAAAAATAAAAGACGAGCCGGAATATCTAAAAAATCTTATAAGAAAATTTTTTGTTGAAAATAAAAACAAAACTTTGGTAACAGTTTCGCCATCTGAAAAATGGAGTCTTGACAGAACCGAAAAAGAAAAAAAACTTGCATCTTGCCTTTATAAAAAAATCGGGAAAGAAAACGTTTTGCTTTCACTTGAAAAACTTCATGCGTTTCAAGCCAGTGTGGAAAATGAAAATTTGATTCCAGCTGTTAATATTGAAGAACTTGAAAATCCTGCTGAAAAAATTGAAACTCGCAAAACTTTGTGCGAAAAAATTCCTTTCTATATAAATCAAGAAACCTGCAACGGAATTGTCTACGCTTCTGTTTCTTTTCCTGTTGACCGCCTTGAGCCTGCGGATTACAAATTTCTTCCTTTGCTTTCCAGCTGCATTTCTGGACTTGGAACAAAAAAAAGATCTTGGGAAGAAACAATTTCTTATTCCGACAGAATTATGGGAGATTTTGGAGCTTATATACGAAGCGCGAAAGTTCCAGAATATTCTAAAAAACTTGCCAAAGAAAATCCGCTTATAATCGGGCGTGAGTGGCTTGTCATTCATTTTAAATTTATAGAAGAAAAATCCGTGCAAGCCTTTGACTTTGCAAGCGAAATTATTTCTTCGATTGATTTTTCAGACAAATCTAGACTTAAAACAATTGTAAACGGCTTGTGCTCCAGTCTAAATGCATCTGTTGTTCCTGGCGGACATTATTTTGCAATGCTTAGGTCATGCAGGCTTTTAAACCGTTCGTGCGCTGTTCAGGAAATTAAGGACGGGCTGACTTCTGTCTTTGCGATGAATGAAATAAAAAAAATGAAGCTTTCTGAAATTTCTGAAAAGCTTGAATCAATTTATAAAAAAATAATTTCAAGCGGCTCTCTTTTCCATGTAACAGCCGGAAGCTCAGGAATTGCCGTGGCTAAAAAAGGATTTGCTTTTCTTGCAAAAAATCTTTGCCTTGAATTTCCAAAGCCAAAAAAGAAAATTTCTGACAAGGAATTTTTTAAGCAGACAGAGCTTGCAGGAAAAATTTACTGCGAGAAAAATCCTTGTGTGGATGAAGTTTTTGTTGTGCCGGGAAACATAGGCTTTGCTTCTGCCGCTGTAAAAAGTTCCGGCGAAAAAGGAAAAGAAATCATGGCGGACACAGTCTTTTCACATCTGCTTGAAACTTCCGACTTATGGAAGCAGATTAGAACTAGCGGCGGAGCATACGGTGTTTTTCTTTCTGTTCAAAGTTCAAGCGGCGCAACTTGCTTTGCCACATACCGCGACCCAAAGCCATTTGATTCTCTTGAATATTTTGAGGAAAAACTTCCGCTTCTTAAAAAAGATGAATTTTCTTTTGACGACATAAAAAAAGCCATTGCAGGAGTTTATTCAGATGAAATTGAGCCGTACACGCCAGCAATGAGAGGCGGAACTGGACTTATGAGATGTCTTTACGGAATTTCTCTTTCTCTTGATAAAATCAGAATAAAAAATTTGCTGAACCTCAAAAAGAACGACATTGAAAAATCAGTCTGCCGCTACAAAAACGCTGTGTTCTGCGGAAAAAAAGTTGCAATCTGCGGAAAAGGCATGATTTCTGATAAAATTAAAAAAATAAGTGGAAAAATAATAAAGATTTCACTATAA
- the clpB gene encoding ATP-dependent chaperone ClpB, whose amino-acid sequence MNYEQMTLKMQDALQSASSLAQQRDHSEIGNEHLLYAMLNQKDGMIPPLVERIGLQPSSLQTNLENLLDKYPVVKGQTQMSLSSSAQKVLAKAEKEMASLKDQFLSTEHVFLAMIQADDNVGELLRKSGCDRNTVLEALKSVRGNQSIDSQDPESKMRSLEKYCTDLTARARQDKIDPVIGRDEEIRRVMQVLCRRTKNNPVLIGEPGVGKTAIVEGLARRIASGDMPESLKNKRLLSLDMGSLVAGAKFRGEFEERLKAVITEVTKSEGQIILFIDELHTIVGAGASEGSMDASNLLKPALSRGEIHVIGATTLDEYRKYIEKDAALERRFQQVYCAEPTVEDTIAILRGLRDKYEIHHGVRINDEALVSAAVLSNRYITNRFLPDKAIDLVDEAASRLKMEIESQPTELDQIERKLLQLQIEKQSLSKEDDNASKERLEKLEKELSELTSKRDAMKLQWQNEKNSIDKSRKIKEELEEARFNEEKYTREGNLEKAAELKYSTIPSLEKQLAEAVAHDKEVEANPERESLLRQEVTEEDIARVVSNWTGIPVAKMLSSEKQKYLQLEEVLHKRVIGQNEAVQVVSDAIRRNRSGLSDPNRPLGSFLFIGPTGVGKTELAKTLADFLFNDEKSLTRIDMSEYMEKFSVSRLIGAPPGYVGYDEGGQLTEAVRRRPYSVVLFDEVEKAHPDVFNVLLQVLDDGRLTDGQGRVVDFKNTIIIMTSNLGSELILDADTDEKMKEARTQIDGLLKTHFRPEFLNRIDEIVMFGRLDKSCIVGIVKIQLERVAKRLEDRRITIKFDDSAVDFIAEKGYDPAFGARPVKRAVQTWVENPLSKELLEGKFAEGCTINVSSNGRELEFK is encoded by the coding sequence ATGAACTACGAACAGATGACATTAAAAATGCAAGATGCGCTGCAAAGCGCAAGCAGCTTGGCCCAGCAAAGAGACCACAGCGAAATAGGCAATGAGCATCTTTTGTATGCCATGCTTAACCAGAAAGACGGAATGATTCCTCCGTTAGTTGAACGGATTGGACTTCAGCCTTCTTCTTTGCAAACAAATCTTGAAAACTTATTGGACAAATATCCTGTAGTGAAAGGCCAGACGCAAATGTCTTTGTCTTCCAGCGCGCAGAAAGTTCTTGCCAAGGCAGAAAAGGAAATGGCTTCTTTAAAAGACCAGTTTCTTTCTACTGAGCACGTTTTTCTTGCAATGATTCAGGCAGATGACAATGTCGGCGAGCTTTTGAGAAAATCAGGATGCGACAGGAATACAGTTCTTGAAGCCCTAAAGTCAGTGCGCGGAAATCAGAGCATTGATTCCCAAGACCCGGAAAGCAAGATGCGTTCGCTTGAAAAATACTGCACGGATTTAACTGCACGTGCCCGTCAGGACAAAATCGATCCTGTTATAGGCCGTGATGAGGAAATCCGCCGTGTAATGCAGGTTTTGTGCCGCCGAACAAAGAATAATCCAGTTCTGATTGGTGAGCCTGGTGTTGGTAAAACTGCGATTGTAGAAGGACTTGCCCGCCGAATTGCAAGCGGTGATATGCCTGAAAGCCTTAAAAACAAGCGTCTTCTTTCTCTTGATATGGGAAGCCTTGTTGCCGGCGCAAAGTTCCGCGGTGAATTCGAGGAACGGCTTAAGGCGGTTATCACAGAAGTTACAAAATCTGAAGGGCAGATAATTCTGTTTATCGATGAGCTTCATACGATTGTAGGAGCTGGCGCAAGCGAAGGTTCAATGGACGCTTCAAACTTGCTAAAGCCTGCTTTGAGCCGTGGCGAAATTCACGTTATTGGTGCCACAACTCTTGACGAATACCGCAAGTATATTGAAAAGGACGCAGCCCTTGAGCGAAGATTCCAGCAGGTTTACTGCGCCGAGCCGACCGTTGAGGACACAATCGCTATTTTGCGTGGACTTCGCGACAAGTACGAAATTCATCACGGAGTTAGAATCAACGATGAGGCTTTGGTCAGTGCGGCAGTTCTTTCAAACCGCTACATTACAAACAGGTTCTTACCGGATAAAGCGATTGACTTGGTCGATGAAGCCGCAAGCCGCTTAAAGATGGAAATTGAAAGCCAGCCTACGGAACTTGACCAGATTGAGCGAAAACTTTTGCAGCTTCAAATTGAAAAGCAGTCTTTGAGCAAGGAAGACGACAACGCTTCAAAAGAGCGTCTTGAAAAACTTGAAAAAGAGCTTTCCGAGTTGACTTCAAAACGCGATGCCATGAAACTTCAGTGGCAGAACGAAAAGAACAGCATCGACAAGAGCCGCAAAATAAAGGAAGAGCTTGAAGAGGCACGCTTTAACGAAGAAAAATACACCCGTGAAGGAAATCTTGAAAAAGCCGCTGAATTAAAGTACAGCACAATTCCTTCCCTTGAAAAGCAGCTTGCAGAAGCTGTTGCCCACGATAAGGAAGTTGAGGCGAACCCAGAACGCGAATCCCTTTTGCGGCAGGAAGTTACAGAAGAAGACATCGCTCGTGTCGTAAGCAATTGGACAGGAATTCCTGTTGCGAAAATGCTTTCGAGCGAAAAGCAAAAATATTTGCAGCTTGAGGAAGTTCTTCATAAGCGTGTTATCGGTCAGAACGAAGCTGTGCAGGTTGTAAGCGATGCAATCCGCCGTAACCGTTCCGGCTTGAGCGACCCGAACCGCCCGCTTGGAAGCTTCCTGTTCATTGGACCTACTGGCGTTGGTAAAACTGAGCTTGCAAAGACGCTTGCAGACTTTTTGTTCAACGATGAAAAGTCGCTTACCCGAATCGATATGTCCGAGTATATGGAAAAATTCAGCGTGAGCCGTTTGATTGGTGCGCCTCCGGGATATGTTGGCTACGATGAAGGCGGTCAGCTTACAGAGGCAGTTCGCCGCAGACCTTACAGCGTAGTTTTGTTCGATGAAGTTGAAAAAGCCCATCCTGATGTTTTCAATGTTCTTCTTCAAGTTCTTGATGACGGAAGATTAACAGACGGACAGGGCAGAGTTGTGGACTTTAAGAACACAATTATCATAATGACGAGCAACTTGGGAAGCGAACTGATTCTTGATGCTGACACAGACGAAAAGATGAAAGAGGCAAGAACTCAGATTGACGGTTTGCTTAAAACGCATTTCCGCCCGGAATTCTTGAACCGAATCGACGAAATTGTAATGTTCGGCCGTCTTGACAAGAGCTGCATTGTCGGAATTGTAAAGATTCAGCTTGAGCGCGTTGCAAAACGCCTTGAAGACAGAAGAATTACAATTAAGTTTGATGATTCTGCTGTAGACTTCATTGCAGAAAAAGGCTACGACCCTGCGTTTGGCGCCCGCCCTGTAAAGCGTGCCGTTCAGACTTGGGTAGAAAACCCTCTTTCAAAGGAACTGCTTGAAGGAAAGTTTGCCGAAGGCTGCACGATAAATGTTTCGAGCAACGGACGTGAACTTGAGTTTAAGTAA
- a CDS encoding DUF4469 domain-containing protein, whose amino-acid sequence MAELITEHTGSTKTVNVTVRKSHIIDGEKQFATVNRNTATLENIIAAVHKNNPLISENIIRTVATEFKIAMLEKLQNGEGLNLFDLGTLYLTSKGSIESENPTAEDVPAFGVGFTPSKTAKFSVSDIEIDSLAKAETSPSIATFTDLSTNKIGFEITEGGGMRISGERLKIAGSNDETGIFFAPVLESGKIDENEENWKKVSRLFRNFPKELSFFLPDIAKADSKWFIVVRTASSWGSRTTSNLKTSISKNPISVVSA is encoded by the coding sequence ATGGCAGAACTTATTACGGAGCATACTGGCTCTACAAAAACTGTAAATGTAACGGTAAGAAAAAGCCACATAATCGACGGTGAAAAACAATTCGCCACAGTAAACCGCAATACTGCAACTCTTGAAAACATAATTGCAGCAGTTCACAAGAACAATCCATTGATTTCTGAAAATATCATAAGAACGGTAGCAACTGAATTCAAGATAGCAATGCTTGAAAAACTGCAAAACGGAGAAGGCTTGAATCTGTTCGATCTTGGAACTTTATACCTTACTTCCAAAGGCAGCATTGAATCAGAAAATCCGACAGCGGAAGATGTCCCTGCATTCGGTGTCGGTTTTACTCCTTCAAAAACCGCAAAGTTCTCTGTTTCTGACATTGAAATCGACTCTCTTGCAAAAGCCGAAACATCGCCTTCCATAGCGACATTCACAGATCTTTCAACTAACAAAATAGGATTTGAAATAACAGAAGGCGGCGGAATGAGAATTTCTGGAGAAAGACTGAAAATTGCAGGAAGCAATGATGAGACAGGCATATTCTTTGCGCCTGTTCTTGAATCTGGAAAAATCGATGAGAACGAGGAAAACTGGAAGAAAGTTTCAAGGCTTTTCAGAAATTTTCCAAAAGAGCTGTCATTTTTCTTGCCGGACATTGCAAAAGCCGATTCAAAATGGTTCATTGTAGTCCGAACTGCAAGCAGCTGGGGCTCAAGAACAACCAGCAACCTAAAAACCTCTATAAGCAAGAATCCGATTTCGGTGGTTTCAGCTTAA
- a CDS encoding ImmA/IrrE family metallo-endopeptidase, producing the protein MATCKPDFKKSYIAAHEKLVKLPLGTTFPLKTSKIIEDFSDLELHSFCWAEKHGFPRIYFKSESAELYEQNGRYTVFYDETKPPAHSKFSILHELFHYESNHDLNAGEKNTELYNKQEVEANFFAAEMLMPEPVIKELEKRGKKMDAKEIQKVFGTSAKAAEIRFKTLKSYPSFLRSNEEKEFDEYLVKFTFRKFIDSVCPKTRKLDLQYEYEMQAERDRWIAERY; encoded by the coding sequence ATGGCGACTTGTAAACCGGATTTTAAGAAATCTTATATTGCTGCCCACGAAAAGCTTGTAAAATTGCCACTTGGAACAACATTTCCGCTGAAAACTTCAAAAATCATTGAAGATTTTTCAGACTTGGAGCTTCATTCATTTTGCTGGGCAGAAAAACATGGATTCCCTCGAATATATTTTAAAAGCGAATCGGCAGAATTATATGAACAAAACGGACGCTACACAGTTTTTTATGATGAAACAAAACCGCCCGCACATTCAAAGTTTTCAATACTTCACGAGCTTTTTCATTATGAAAGCAATCACGATTTAAACGCAGGCGAAAAAAATACAGAACTTTATAACAAGCAGGAAGTTGAGGCAAATTTCTTTGCCGCAGAAATGCTTATGCCAGAGCCAGTAATAAAAGAGCTTGAAAAACGCGGTAAAAAGATGGATGCCAAAGAAATTCAAAAGGTCTTTGGGACATCTGCAAAGGCGGCAGAAATCCGATTCAAGACACTAAAAAGCTATCCAAGTTTTTTACGTTCAAATGAAGAAAAAGAATTTGATGAATATCTTGTAAAATTTACTTTCAGAAAATTTATTGATTCCGTTTGCCCAAAGACGCGAAAATTAGACCTGCAATATGAATATGAAATGCAGGCAGAGCGAGATAGATGGATAGCAGAAAGATATTAG
- a CDS encoding helix-turn-helix transcriptional regulator yields MGNTFFKEKVRKLREGKNLTMEQLANAVGVTKSRVNMWENNGTVPRQDALLRLAKFFEVSTDELLGNFNFKDTNIKLNSIQRNLKKLNDSDLEKADAAMKLLFGKIWEEDEKEDHGDL; encoded by the coding sequence ATGGGTAACACTTTTTTCAAAGAAAAAGTAAGAAAGTTAAGGGAGGGAAAAAATCTTACAATGGAGCAGCTCGCAAATGCTGTTGGAGTAACAAAAAGTCGTGTCAATATGTGGGAAAACAACGGCACTGTTCCGCGGCAGGATGCGTTATTGAGGCTTGCAAAATTTTTTGAAGTTTCAACTGACGAGCTTTTAGGAAACTTCAACTTTAAGGATACAAACATAAAATTAAATTCTATTCAGCGAAACCTGAAAAAACTAAATGATTCTGACCTTGAAAAAGCCGATGCCGCAATGAAGCTGCTATTTGGCAAGATTTGGGAAGAAGATGAAAAGGAGGACCATGGCGACTTGTAA
- a CDS encoding helix-turn-helix transcriptional regulator: MTDILLVLGNNIRKIRKEFGWTQADLAEKSGISVPFMTQIELGRKSASLEVVQNIAAALNISYKQLFEENIAATNQEKTNLSLLEQNITSSIVKKIHEEFIKIK, encoded by the coding sequence ATGACAGATATTCTTTTGGTTTTAGGAAACAACATTAGAAAAATAAGAAAAGAATTTGGCTGGACTCAAGCGGATTTGGCGGAAAAATCAGGAATTTCAGTTCCTTTTATGACGCAAATTGAACTTGGAAGAAAATCCGCCTCGCTGGAAGTTGTCCAAAACATCGCGGCAGCACTGAATATTTCCTACAAGCAACTTTTTGAGGAAAATATTGCTGCCACTAACCAAGAAAAAACAAATTTGTCATTATTGGAACAAAACATCACTTCTTCTATTGTAAAGAAAATTCATGAGGAATTTATTAAGATAAAATAG
- the tagD gene encoding glycerol-3-phosphate cytidylyltransferase has translation MKRIITYGTFDLLHYGHINLLRRAKALGDYLVVGLSTDEFNWNSKHKKCYFSYEKRRQLLEAIRYVDLVIPEENWEQKKSDVDLYKIDTFVIGDDWKGKFDFLKEQCEVVYLERTPEISTTQIKRDLENRR, from the coding sequence TTGAAACGCATAATAACTTACGGAACATTTGACCTGCTCCATTACGGACACATAAATCTTCTGCGCCGGGCTAAGGCTTTGGGCGACTATCTCGTGGTGGGGCTTTCAACTGACGAGTTCAACTGGAACTCAAAGCACAAGAAATGCTATTTCAGCTATGAAAAGCGCAGGCAGCTTCTTGAGGCGATCCGTTATGTTGACCTGGTTATCCCCGAGGAGAACTGGGAGCAGAAGAAAAGCGATGTTGACCTTTATAAAATCGACACGTTTGTTATCGGCGATGACTGGAAGGGCAAGTTTGATTTCTTGAAAGAGCAGTGCGAGGTTGTCTATCTTGAGCGCACTCCTGAAATTTCTACAACGCAGATAAAGCGGGATTTGGAGAATAGGAGATGA
- a CDS encoding SIR2 family protein — MNIENENTLKKALEKGINLFCGAGFSVEAKNFEDRKLPCGDGLLLVLKERFNSISEYGDLIKACTFLQLTENEAFHSFITEYFKVKSFEDCYNELLKLPLKNIFTTNVDNLWFKIFSNAESGSLNNIANNGSVYGKNRHSGIIDYYALHGCVENPKAAYIFSKIDLATAFIDGANSWESLSKETESFPIIFWGWNFADPAPLQVMYKKKNNINNNQNKWFLLYGDNVKKEDEDILRALGFNIIKGSTKEFLEYIKKFNIENKKEKSDSYSFDIDDKKYCIPNKKDIVSVPIDIFFSEYSTRWSHIYSNFIVKTHHYRDVSNIIDSGRNCFVIGIRGCGKTTLMMQLLKDFDSKRKKHFLIEPTVFDVKEYLRVIGNNNVLLFVDGAFQDSNALSLLLQHKNIQLVAFERDFDYESQFHKIELYGLKIIDITEISKSDAQEILNSIPKFLLQKKIGTKPIEFDPTIPNLFAGNVKSINFKFFNKFYSEDKDAAEVFLLVCYVHSCGVPCSFDMVYSFLGDDKYSWQDMLDIVERSGNLIKTDVSAFKAYDILQDYYSCRSRFFAEKILEKLGNYNGDILGKVLKRFVRKVAISKICNYVKFKKRCIDADLIYKTFKNVSEGIEFYNLWLEKDGNEYVYQQEALYLSKNKKYQDAFLCIDMAKSISSYNPFAVQSTYAQIWFDSNYDKNDKKVLKKALELLEECCCNDKKTRGIHFIHYVIRVCKFFTKYGFSESKSIIDSALRYINIGLNPENFELSNYHKNLLKKYKDKFAKIKDGVDLN; from the coding sequence ATGAATATAGAGAATGAGAATACATTAAAAAAAGCTTTGGAAAAAGGAATAAACTTATTCTGTGGTGCAGGTTTTTCTGTTGAGGCTAAAAATTTTGAAGATAGAAAATTACCTTGCGGAGATGGTTTGTTATTAGTTCTAAAAGAAAGATTTAATAGCATATCAGAATATGGTGATTTGATAAAAGCTTGTACTTTTTTGCAATTAACAGAAAATGAAGCATTTCACAGTTTTATTACAGAATATTTTAAGGTAAAGTCATTTGAGGATTGTTATAATGAATTATTAAAACTGCCTCTAAAAAATATTTTTACAACAAATGTTGATAATTTATGGTTTAAAATTTTTTCTAATGCAGAAAGTGGATCATTGAATAACATTGCAAACAATGGTTCTGTTTATGGTAAAAATCGACATTCAGGTATTATTGACTATTATGCACTTCATGGATGTGTTGAAAACCCTAAAGCAGCTTATATTTTTTCTAAAATTGATTTAGCTACGGCTTTTATTGATGGGGCAAATTCATGGGAATCGTTAAGCAAAGAAACGGAATCATTTCCAATCATTTTCTGGGGGTGGAATTTTGCTGATCCTGCACCATTGCAGGTCATGTATAAAAAGAAGAATAATATTAACAATAACCAAAATAAATGGTTTTTGTTATATGGTGATAATGTAAAGAAAGAAGACGAAGATATATTAAGAGCATTAGGATTTAATATAATAAAAGGCTCAACAAAAGAATTTTTGGAATATATTAAAAAATTTAATATAGAAAATAAAAAGGAAAAGAGCGATTCGTATTCTTTTGATATTGATGATAAAAAATATTGCATTCCAAATAAAAAAGATATTGTTTCTGTTCCTATAGATATATTCTTTTCAGAGTATTCTACAAGATGGAGTCATATTTATTCAAATTTTATAGTAAAAACTCATCATTATAGAGATGTTTCAAATATTATAGATAGTGGTAGAAATTGTTTTGTAATAGGCATTAGAGGGTGTGGAAAGACTACTCTTATGATGCAATTATTGAAAGATTTTGATTCAAAAAGAAAAAAGCACTTTCTTATTGAACCTACTGTTTTTGATGTAAAAGAATATTTAAGAGTTATAGGGAATAATAATGTTTTGCTTTTTGTAGACGGAGCTTTTCAGGATTCGAATGCTTTGTCATTATTGTTGCAACATAAAAATATACAATTAGTGGCGTTTGAACGTGATTTTGATTATGAGAGCCAATTTCATAAGATTGAACTATATGGCTTGAAAATTATTGATATTACAGAAATATCAAAATCAGATGCACAAGAAATTTTAAATTCCATACCAAAATTTCTTTTACAGAAAAAAATAGGTACAAAACCTATTGAATTTGATCCGACTATTCCAAATTTATTTGCTGGAAATGTAAAAAGTATCAATTTTAAGTTTTTTAATAAATTTTATTCAGAAGATAAAGATGCTGCAGAAGTGTTTTTGCTTGTTTGTTATGTCCATTCTTGTGGAGTGCCATGTTCTTTTGATATGGTTTATTCATTTCTAGGTGATGATAAATATTCTTGGCAAGATATGCTTGATATAGTAGAGCGTTCTGGAAATCTTATAAAAACAGATGTTTCTGCATTCAAAGCCTATGATATTTTACAAGATTATTATTCCTGCCGTTCTAGATTTTTCGCAGAAAAAATTTTAGAAAAACTTGGAAATTATAATGGAGATATTTTAGGAAAAGTTTTGAAAAGATTTGTTAGGAAAGTTGCTATTAGTAAAATTTGTAATTATGTGAAATTTAAGAAACGTTGCATTGATGCTGATTTAATTTATAAAACATTTAAAAATGTATCAGAAGGTATTGAATTCTACAATTTATGGCTTGAAAAAGATGGAAATGAATATGTTTATCAACAAGAAGCATTATATCTTTCAAAGAACAAAAAATATCAAGATGCTTTTCTTTGCATAGATATGGCGAAAAGTATTTCTTCGTATAATCCTTTTGCAGTGCAAAGTACTTATGCCCAGATTTGGTTTGACAGTAATTATGATAAGAATGATAAAAAAGTATTGAAAAAAGCTTTGGAACTGCTTGAAGAATGTTGTTGTAATGATAAAAAAACTCGCGGTATTCATTTTATCCATTATGTAATTAGAGTTTGTAAATTTTTTACTAAATATGGCTTTTCTGAGTCAAAAAGTATTATCGATTCAGCACTTAGATATATAAATATTGGATTAAATCCTGAAAATTTTGAATTGAGCAATTATCACAAGAATCTTTTAAAAAAATATAAAGATAAATTTGCAAAAATTAAAGATGGAGTTGACTTAAATTAA